GCGAACTGTTCAGCCGCCTGGGTGAGGTGACTGCGGTTCCTGGACGGCCGATTCCCCTTAATGAGCTGAACGATGCCGATGCGCTGATGGTTCGCTCGGTCACTAAAGTCAATCAGGAACTGCTTGCCGGCACGCCGGTACGCTTTGTTGGTACCGCAACGGCGGGAACCGACCACGTGGATGAAAAGGCTCTGGCCGCTGCTAACATCGGCTTTTCTGCCGCACCCGGCTGCAATGCGATTGCGGTTGTGGAATACGTTTTCTCCTCGTTGCTGCTGCTGGCTGAGCGCGACGGCTTTGCGTTAAGCGACCGCTGCGTGGGTATTGTTGGGGTGGGCAATGTGGGTTCTCGCCTGCAGGCCCGCCTTGAAGCTCTGGGTATCCGCACTTTACTGTGCGATCCGCCGCGTGCCGATAAAGGCGATGCCGGTGACTGGTGCTCGCTGGAAACTATCGTTGAGCAGGCCGATATCGTGACTTTCCACACTCCGCTTTACAAAGAGGGGCAGTATAAAACCCTGCACCTGGCGGATGAGGCACTTATTCGTCGCCTGAAACCCGGCACTATTTTGATTAACGCCTGCCGTGGCGCGGTAGTTGATAACAGCGCGCTGCTGAAATGCCTGACCGAAGGGCAGGAGCTGTCTACGGTGCTGGATGTCTGGGAAAACGAACCAATGCTCTCTCAAGAGCTGCTGGCTCAGGTAGATATCGGCACGCCGCATATTGCTGGTTACACCCTGGAAGGCAAAGCCCGCGGCACCACTCAGGTATTTGAGGCATACAGCCAGTTTATAGGTCAGCCGCAGACGGTGGCGCTTTCTTCGCTGCTGCCTGCTCCGGAGTTTGGCCGCATTACTTTCCACGGTGCGCTGGACCAGGCAACGTTCAAGCGCCTGTCTCATCTGGTGTATGATGTGCGCCGCGATGATGCGCCGCTGCGTAAAGTTGCGGGGATCCCGGGCGAGTTCGATAAGCTGCGTAAATACTACCAGGAGCGTCGCGAATGGTCGTCGCTGACCGTGGTTTGCGATGATGCCGCCAGCGCCGAACTGTTGACTAAACTCGGATTCAATGCGGTTTTTGAAGCCAACGCATAACCCTGTTCTGCCTCGGGGCACTGGCCACGGGGCCTTTTTATCTGGAGTACCATCCTATGTCTGAAGGCTGGAGTATTGCTATTTTGGGCGCAACCGGCGCTGTCGGTGAAGCGCTGCTGGAACTGCTGGAAGAGCGTCAATTCCCGGTTGGCGAACTTGCGCTGCTGGCCCGCAGCGAAAGCGCAGGTGAGACCCGCCGTTTTAACGGCAAAAGCCTGAAAATTCAGGATGCCAGCGACTTTGACTGGACCCAGGCACAACTGGCCTTTTTTGTGGCCGGCGCTGAAGCTAGCGCTCGTTATGCCGAAGAAGCCACCAACGCTGGCTGCCTGGTTATCGACAGCAGCGGCCTGTTTGCCCTGGAGCCGGATGTGCCGCTGGTCGTTCCGGATGTTAATCCGTTCGTGCTGGCCGATTACCGTAACCGTAATCTGGTGGCAACTGCCGACAGCCTTACCAGTCAGCTTCTGGTTGCCCTTAAGCCGCTGATTGAAGAAGGTGGTTTATCGCGGATTCAGGTGACTAACCTGCTGTCAGTATCTGCCCGCGGAAAGGCAGCGGTCGATGCGCTGGCCGGACAGAGTGCGCGCCTGCTCAATGGGATGCCGCTGGACGATGCCGACTATTTTGGCCGTCAGCTGGCTTTCAACATGTTGCCACTGCTGCCGGATCAGGCAGGAAGCGTGCGTGAAGAGCGCCGCCTGGTGGATGAAGTGCGGAAAATTTTGCAGGATGAAGGGCTGTTAATCTCGGTCAGCAGCGTGCAGGCACCGGTGTTCTACGGCCACGCGCAGATGGTTGGCTTTGAGGCATTGCGCCCGCTGGCCAGCGAAGAGGCTCGTGACGCATTCGCACGCGGCGAAGACATTGAGCTGTCTGAGGCCAATGAATTCCCGACCCAGGTAAGCGATGCTTCGGGCAATGTGGCGCTGTCGGTTGGCTGCGTTCGCAATGATTACGGTATGCCAGAACAGGTTCAGTTCTGGTCGGTTGCTGACAACGTCCGCTTTGGCGGCGCGCTGATGGCGCTAAAAACCGCCGAGAAGCTGGTTCAGGAGTACATGTACTAATGAGCGATGTCACCGGGGATACGCCGCTTTACCGTATCGCTCTGGGTATTGAATATGATGGCAGCCGTTATTACGGCTGGCAGCGCCAGCAAGAGGTGCGTAGCGTTCAGGAGAAGCTGGAAAAGGCGCTAACGCAGGTAGCCAATGAACCTATAAATGTATTCTGTGCCGGTCGTACCGATGCAGGCGTGCATGCTACCGGTCAGGTGGTGCATTTTGAAACCCGCTCCCTGCGTAAGGACGCGGCCTGGACGCTGGGTATTAATGCGAATTTACCTAAGGATATCGCGGTGCGCTGGGTGCACAGCGTGCCGGAATCTTTTCATGCCCGATTTAGCGCTACGGCGCGCCGCTATCGTTACATCATCTACAATGAGCGTTTGCGCCCGGCGGTGATGGGGCAGGGAGTGACGCATTTTCATCTGCCGCTTGACGCTGCGCTGATGCATGAGGCGGCTCAGTGTCTGCTGGGCGAGAACGACTTTACCTCGTTTCGCGCCGTGCAGTGCCAGTCGCGCACCCCGTGGCGCAATGTGATGCATGTTCATGTTAACCGCTATGGCAGCTATGTCGTGGTGGATATCAAAGCCAATGCATTTGTACACCATATGGTGCGCAATATTGTTGGCAGCCTGCTGGAAGTAGGTTGTGGCAACAAGCCGGTGGGCTGGATGGCTGAACTGCTGGCCGAGAAGGACAGGACTTTAGCCGCCGCGACTGCGCGCGCGGAAGGTCTGTATTTGGTTGCTGTGGATTACCCGCAAGAATTTGCTATTCCGCGCCCGCATATGGGGCCACTTTTTTTAGCTGACTAACGCTATTTATGGAGCTTGCCATGGATTTTATCCATTTTATTATCGATTTCATTTTGCATATTGATGTACATCTGGCTGAGCTGGTTGCCCAGTATGGGGTGTGGGTATATGGCATATTGTTCCTGATACTGTTTTGCGAAACCGGTCTGGTGGTGACGCCGTTCCTGCCAGGTGATTCACTGCTATTTGTGGCGGGCGCTATCTCCGCGTTGCCGACTAACGACCTCGATGTACACACCATGGTCTTGCTGATGGTTATCGCCGCCATTCTGGGCGATGCGGTGAATTACACTATCGGTCGTCTGTTCGGTGAAAAGCTATTCAGCAATCCTAACTCAAAAATATTTCGCAAAAGCTATCTCGATAAAACCCATGGTTTTTATGCCCGTCACGGCGGTAAAACGATTATTCTGGCGCGATTTGTGCCGATCGTCCGAACTTTCGCCCCTTTTGTGGCGGGAATGGGCCATATGTCCTATCGTCATTTTGCGGCCTATAACGTGATTGGCGCGCTGCTGTGGGTTCTGC
This genomic interval from Salmonella enterica subsp. enterica serovar Choleraesuis contains the following:
- the pdxB gene encoding erythronate-4-phosphate dehydrogenase, giving the protein MTQVQNVKILVDENMPYARELFSRLGEVTAVPGRPIPLNELNDADALMVRSVTKVNQELLAGTPVRFVGTATAGTDHVDEKALAAANIGFSAAPGCNAIAVVEYVFSSLLLLAERDGFALSDRCVGIVGVGNVGSRLQARLEALGIRTLLCDPPRADKGDAGDWCSLETIVEQADIVTFHTPLYKEGQYKTLHLADEALIRRLKPGTILINACRGAVVDNSALLKCLTEGQELSTVLDVWENEPMLSQELLAQVDIGTPHIAGYTLEGKARGTTQVFEAYSQFIGQPQTVALSSLLPAPEFGRITFHGALDQATFKRLSHLVYDVRRDDAPLRKVAGIPGEFDKLRKYYQERREWSSLTVVCDDAASAELLTKLGFNAVFEANA
- a CDS encoding aspartate-semialdehyde dehydrogenase, encoding MSEGWSIAILGATGAVGEALLELLEERQFPVGELALLARSESAGETRRFNGKSLKIQDASDFDWTQAQLAFFVAGAEASARYAEEATNAGCLVIDSSGLFALEPDVPLVVPDVNPFVLADYRNRNLVATADSLTSQLLVALKPLIEEGGLSRIQVTNLLSVSARGKAAVDALAGQSARLLNGMPLDDADYFGRQLAFNMLPLLPDQAGSVREERRLVDEVRKILQDEGLLISVSSVQAPVFYGHAQMVGFEALRPLASEEARDAFARGEDIELSEANEFPTQVSDASGNVALSVGCVRNDYGMPEQVQFWSVADNVRFGGALMALKTAEKLVQEYMY
- the truA gene encoding tRNA pseudouridine synthase A — translated: MSDVTGDTPLYRIALGIEYDGSRYYGWQRQQEVRSVQEKLEKALTQVANEPINVFCAGRTDAGVHATGQVVHFETRSLRKDAAWTLGINANLPKDIAVRWVHSVPESFHARFSATARRYRYIIYNERLRPAVMGQGVTHFHLPLDAALMHEAAQCLLGENDFTSFRAVQCQSRTPWRNVMHVHVNRYGSYVVVDIKANAFVHHMVRNIVGSLLEVGCGNKPVGWMAELLAEKDRTLAAATARAEGLYLVAVDYPQEFAIPRPHMGPLFLAD
- a CDS encoding membrane protein; this encodes MDFIHFIIDFILHIDVHLAELVAQYGVWVYGILFLILFCETGLVVTPFLPGDSLLFVAGAISALPTNDLDVHTMVLLMVIAAILGDAVNYTIGRLFGEKLFSNPNSKIFRKSYLDKTHGFYARHGGKTIILARFVPIVRTFAPFVAGMGHMSYRHFAAYNVIGALLWVLLFTYAGYIFGDLPVVQENLKLLIVAIILVSILPGVIEIIRHRRAASRSVK